In the genome of Cronobacter malonaticus LMG 23826, one region contains:
- the rimI gene encoding ribosomal protein S18-alanine N-acetyltransferase — MKMISLLQSADLPAAFAIEQRAHAFPWSEKTFASNQGERYLNLCLDVDGKMAAFAITQVVLDEATLFNIAVDPAFQRRGLGRALLEHLIEALEARGVLTLWLEVRASNHAARALYESLGFNEATIRRNYYPTSDGREDAIIMALPLG; from the coding sequence ATGAAGATGATTTCCTTACTGCAGAGCGCTGATCTGCCAGCGGCTTTCGCGATTGAACAGCGGGCTCATGCCTTTCCCTGGAGCGAAAAAACCTTTGCCAGCAACCAGGGCGAGCGCTACCTGAACCTGTGCCTGGATGTCGACGGTAAAATGGCCGCGTTCGCGATTACCCAGGTCGTGCTGGATGAAGCCACGCTGTTTAATATCGCGGTCGACCCGGCCTTTCAGCGCCGCGGCCTGGGCCGCGCGCTGCTGGAACATCTTATCGAGGCGCTTGAGGCGCGCGGCGTGCTGACGCTCTGGCTCGAAGTGCGCGCCTCGAATCACGCGGCGCGCGCGCTCTATGAAAGCCTGGGCTTTAACGAGGCGACGATTCGCCGCAACTATTACCCGACGTCCGACGGGCGCGAAGACGCCATTATCATGGCGCTACCGTTGGGCTGA
- a CDS encoding DNA polymerase III subunit psi gives MTSRRDWRLQQLGITQWVLRRPAALLGEIAIVLPPHIRLVMVAAEPPPLTQPLIKDVLRALALNADQVMQLTPDRVAMLHDAHCNSWCLGVDAPPELPGARLVTPGLETLQRSGPARADLWQQICEHEDDFLTAER, from the coding sequence ATGACATCCCGACGAGACTGGCGATTACAGCAACTGGGCATTACCCAGTGGGTATTGCGTCGCCCCGCCGCGCTGCTGGGTGAAATCGCCATTGTGCTGCCTCCTCATATTCGCCTGGTCATGGTGGCCGCCGAGCCGCCGCCGCTCACGCAGCCCTTAATAAAAGATGTGCTGCGCGCGCTGGCGCTTAATGCCGATCAGGTGATGCAGTTAACTCCCGATCGCGTGGCGATGCTGCATGACGCCCATTGCAACAGTTGGTGTCTGGGCGTGGACGCGCCGCCTGAGTTGCCCGGCGCCCGGCTGGTGACGCCGGGGCTGGAAACGTTACAGCGCAGCGGTCCGGCGCGCGCCGATCTCTGGCAACAAATTTGTGAGCATGAAGATGATTTCCTTACTGCAGAGCGCTGA
- the rsmC gene encoding 16S rRNA (guanine(1207)-N(2))-methyltransferase RsmC, with protein sequence MSGFSPASEVLLRHSDDFTESRVLFAGDMQDDLPARFDTAQSRAHTQQFHHWQVLSKPMGDNARYGLVADADIVADSDTLIYYWPKNKPEAQFQLMNLLSLLPVGTDVFVVGENRSGVRSAEAMLEAYCTLNKVDSARRCGLYHGRLEKQPEFNADGWWGEYQVDDLTIKTLPGVFSRDGLDVGSDLLLSTLSPHTKGKVLDVGCGAGVLAAVLASHSPKVRLTLCDVSAPAVEASRATLAANGFEGEVVASNVFSEIKGRFDMIISNPPFHDGMETSFEAAQTLIRSAVRHLNIGGELRIVANAFLPYPNVLDETFGNHEVLAQTGRFKVYRAVMGRNAKR encoded by the coding sequence ATGTCTGGTTTTTCCCCGGCAAGCGAAGTTCTGCTGCGCCACAGTGATGATTTTACCGAAAGCCGCGTTCTGTTTGCCGGCGATATGCAGGATGACCTGCCGGCGCGTTTTGATACCGCGCAAAGCCGCGCGCATACGCAGCAGTTCCACCACTGGCAGGTGCTGAGCAAGCCGATGGGCGATAACGCGCGCTATGGCCTGGTGGCCGACGCCGATATCGTGGCGGACAGCGATACCCTGATTTACTACTGGCCGAAGAACAAACCGGAAGCCCAGTTCCAGCTGATGAACCTGCTGTCGCTGCTGCCGGTCGGCACCGATGTTTTCGTGGTGGGCGAAAACCGCAGCGGCGTGCGCAGCGCCGAGGCGATGCTGGAAGCGTACTGCACGCTTAATAAAGTCGATAGCGCGCGTCGCTGCGGGCTGTATCACGGTCGCCTTGAAAAACAGCCGGAATTCAATGCCGATGGCTGGTGGGGCGAATACCAGGTCGACGATCTGACCATCAAAACCCTGCCGGGCGTCTTCAGCCGCGACGGGCTGGATGTCGGCAGCGATCTGCTGCTCTCAACCCTCTCGCCACATACGAAAGGCAAAGTGCTGGACGTGGGTTGCGGCGCGGGCGTGCTGGCCGCAGTGCTGGCAAGCCATTCGCCGAAAGTGCGTCTGACCCTGTGCGACGTGAGCGCGCCTGCGGTGGAAGCGAGCCGCGCCACGCTTGCCGCGAACGGTTTTGAAGGTGAAGTGGTCGCGAGCAACGTCTTCTCTGAAATCAAAGGCCGCTTCGATATGATTATCTCCAACCCGCCGTTCCACGACGGCATGGAGACCAGTTTTGAAGCCGCGCAGACGCTCATTCGCAGCGCAGTGCGCCATCTGAACATCGGCGGCGAACTGCGTATTGTGGCGAACGCGTTTCTGCCGTATCCCAACGTGCTCGACGAAACCTTCGGCAACCATGAAGTGCTGGCGCAGACCGGCCGCTTTAAGGTGTATCGCGCCGTAATGGGCCGCAACGCGAAGCGTTAA
- a CDS encoding DUF1435 domain-containing protein has protein sequence MILFIIIDTRGETMLYRRLESGWAVILPGAVVAMLAWKELSWEAWRVIIVLALLATIGMLYHPRLRHYVLLPSCIAFASGLMLIVSHLHLALN, from the coding sequence ATGATATTGTTTATCATTATCGATACGAGAGGCGAAACGATGTTGTACAGGCGACTGGAAAGTGGTTGGGCCGTCATTTTGCCAGGAGCGGTGGTCGCGATGCTGGCCTGGAAGGAGCTAAGCTGGGAAGCGTGGCGGGTCATTATTGTGCTGGCGCTACTGGCGACCATCGGCATGCTCTATCATCCGCGGCTGCGGCACTATGTATTGCTGCCATCCTGCATCGCTTTCGCCAGCGGATTAATGCTGATCGTATCGCACCTGCATCTGGCGCTGAATTAA
- a CDS encoding GGDEF domain-containing protein, whose product MDMTANNWRALTEKKYQLSLKCFLFLNLFSALFNLVDPLYDSPHIPWAAVGLMALCAALLLRTRTRAFSLKTITLTALLTGALWSINIWFKSSWGIFHDGAGLLITSLGALFIAALSFINMPGPGIAFCLPIIATILWLDKIQHPVLYAYTLILPLTGLVIQHVIGRRNDISARQMMQTLIDEKATLSDLSMMDPLTGLCNRRGFENRFANLPPDAGQQFVLLMDIDHFKAYNDNYGHMMGDQALTRVSAAIRDCVRSRDIVTRYGGEEFMVLLTQADEKNARLTAERIRQRVYDLRIPHIFNESVATNVTLSIGIAPLENDDIEDALRRADEALYAAKNQGRNHILYHDALRAA is encoded by the coding sequence ATGGATATGACTGCAAATAACTGGCGAGCCCTGACGGAAAAAAAATATCAGCTCTCACTGAAATGCTTTCTGTTTCTTAATCTCTTCTCCGCGCTGTTTAATCTTGTGGATCCGCTCTATGACTCTCCACATATTCCCTGGGCGGCCGTAGGCCTGATGGCGCTTTGCGCCGCCCTTCTGCTGCGAACGCGCACGCGAGCATTCAGCCTTAAGACAATTACCCTGACAGCGCTTTTGACCGGCGCGTTATGGTCAATAAATATCTGGTTTAAAAGCTCGTGGGGCATTTTTCATGACGGTGCTGGCCTGCTCATTACTTCGCTCGGCGCGCTGTTTATTGCGGCGCTGTCATTTATCAATATGCCCGGGCCGGGTATTGCTTTCTGCCTGCCAATAATCGCAACAATCCTGTGGCTGGATAAAATCCAGCACCCTGTGCTTTATGCGTACACGCTGATACTGCCCTTAACTGGGCTGGTTATTCAGCACGTTATCGGCAGACGCAACGATATTTCCGCACGACAAATGATGCAGACGCTGATAGACGAAAAAGCCACGCTCAGCGATCTCAGTATGATGGACCCACTCACCGGCCTTTGTAACCGGCGTGGCTTTGAAAACCGTTTTGCTAACCTGCCGCCAGATGCTGGTCAGCAGTTTGTGCTGCTGATGGATATCGACCATTTCAAAGCCTATAACGACAACTACGGCCATATGATGGGCGACCAGGCGCTGACGCGCGTGTCGGCGGCGATCCGCGACTGTGTGCGCTCGCGGGATATCGTCACCCGCTACGGCGGTGAGGAATTTATGGTGCTCCTGACGCAGGCGGATGAAAAGAACGCCCGACTTACCGCCGAGCGTATTCGCCAGCGGGTTTATGATTTGCGCATTCCTCATATTTTCAACGAGAGTGTGGCAACCAACGTCACGTTGAGCATCGGCATCGCGCCACTGGAAAACGACGACATTGAAGATGCGCTGCGCCGCGCCGATGAAGCGCTTTACGCCGCCAAAAATCAGGGTCGCAATCATATCCTTTATCACGACGCCCTGCGCGCCGCATGA
- the fhuF gene encoding siderophore-iron reductase FhuF, which yields MAYRSLHSVDELLWRAPLHRPPSTLAVRLRDAFTTHRAHFHDIMKLDETPPSAALSFREWTQPATFATLMALYSDHIYRNQPHAVRENKPLKSLWAQWYLGLLVPPLMLALLTQPQALDLSEENIAVEFHETGRAACFYLTVEEDARATPLSARERLEKLLLDVMTPVVAALEASGDINGKLIWSNTGYLINWCFGEWRDWLGDETVSALRQSCFFEKTLLNGEENPLFRTVVMREGLLVRRTCCQRYKLPDVQQCGDCTLK from the coding sequence ATGGCTTATCGCTCTCTTCATTCAGTTGATGAATTACTCTGGCGCGCCCCGTTGCATCGTCCGCCGTCGACGCTGGCGGTGCGCCTGCGCGACGCGTTTACGACGCACCGCGCGCATTTTCACGACATTATGAAGCTTGACGAAACGCCACCTTCGGCGGCGCTCTCCTTTCGCGAATGGACACAGCCCGCGACGTTCGCCACATTAATGGCGCTCTACTCCGATCATATTTACCGCAATCAGCCGCACGCGGTACGTGAAAACAAGCCGCTGAAATCGCTCTGGGCGCAGTGGTATCTCGGGCTACTCGTGCCGCCGCTAATGCTGGCGCTCCTGACACAGCCACAGGCGCTGGATCTGAGCGAAGAGAATATTGCCGTCGAATTTCACGAAACGGGCCGCGCGGCCTGCTTTTATCTGACGGTGGAAGAAGATGCGCGCGCAACTCCTCTTTCGGCGCGCGAGCGGCTGGAAAAACTGTTGCTGGACGTGATGACTCCGGTCGTTGCGGCGCTGGAAGCCTCCGGCGATATCAACGGCAAGCTTATCTGGAGCAACACCGGTTATCTCATTAACTGGTGTTTTGGCGAATGGCGCGACTGGCTCGGCGACGAGACTGTCAGTGCGCTGCGCCAGAGCTGCTTTTTCGAAAAAACCTTGCTGAATGGCGAGGAAAACCCGCTGTTTCGTACCGTCGTTATGCGTGAAGGGTTACTGGTGCGCCGCACCTGCTGCCAGCGCTATAAGCTGCCTGACGTGCAGCAGTGCGGCGACTGTACACTCAAATAA
- a CDS encoding PTS sugar transporter subunit IIC yields MSANHAAFNVIFRFVENYVSPIASRISAQRHVMAIRDGFISAMPFMIVGSFLLVFAYPPFSPDTTLGFARAWLDLAKQFEGQILTPFDMTMGIMSIYICAAIAYNLGKHYVKSHQLDPFMCAMLSLMAFMLVAAPKTKGTLPVDSLGGTGIFTAILVAIYCVEMMRFLKAHNIGIRLPDQVPPMIKNSFDLLIPVLVVVLTLYPLSLLIQSQFDLLIPQAIMAIFKPLVSAADSLPAILLAVLIAHLLWFAGIHGAAIVSGMLQMFWLTNLGLNQTALAQSAPLPHIFMEAFWTFFIVIGGSGATMGLVFCYLRSRSAHLRSIGRLSVVPSIFNINEPVIFGTPIVMNPVFFIPFLLAPMLNAVLAWAAMKFDLIGRVISVVPWTAPAPVGAAWALGWDFRAALLVIVLAVVSAIIYFPFFKVYEKQLLAQEAEEALKEAQGAGEQAA; encoded by the coding sequence AGCTTCCCGTATTTCCGCGCAGCGCCACGTGATGGCGATCCGCGACGGGTTTATCTCCGCCATGCCGTTTATGATTGTCGGCTCATTTTTACTGGTGTTTGCCTATCCGCCGTTTTCGCCCGACACCACGTTAGGGTTTGCCCGCGCGTGGCTGGATCTGGCGAAACAGTTTGAAGGGCAGATCCTCACGCCGTTTGATATGACGATGGGGATCATGTCTATCTACATCTGCGCCGCCATCGCTTATAACCTTGGCAAGCATTACGTGAAGTCACACCAGTTAGATCCTTTTATGTGTGCGATGTTGTCATTGATGGCGTTTATGCTGGTGGCCGCGCCGAAAACGAAAGGTACGCTGCCGGTGGACAGCCTCGGCGGTACGGGCATTTTCACCGCGATTCTGGTGGCGATTTACTGCGTGGAGATGATGCGTTTTCTGAAAGCGCATAACATCGGCATACGCCTGCCGGATCAAGTGCCGCCGATGATCAAAAATTCCTTCGATCTGCTGATCCCGGTGCTGGTGGTGGTTCTGACGCTCTACCCGCTAAGCCTGCTTATCCAGTCACAGTTCGACCTTCTGATCCCGCAGGCGATCATGGCTATCTTTAAACCGCTGGTCTCGGCAGCGGATTCGCTGCCCGCGATTCTGCTGGCCGTGTTGATTGCGCATCTTTTGTGGTTTGCGGGCATTCACGGCGCGGCGATTGTCTCCGGCATGCTGCAGATGTTCTGGCTGACCAACCTCGGGCTTAACCAGACAGCGCTGGCGCAAAGCGCGCCGTTGCCGCACATCTTTATGGAGGCGTTCTGGACGTTCTTCATTGTGATTGGCGGTTCCGGGGCGACGATGGGGCTGGTGTTCTGCTACCTGCGCAGCCGCTCGGCGCATCTGCGTTCGATAGGACGGCTCAGCGTGGTGCCCAGTATTTTCAACATCAATGAGCCGGTGATTTTCGGCACGCCCATCGTGATGAACCCGGTGTTCTTTATTCCGTTCCTGCTGGCCCCGATGCTGAATGCGGTGCTGGCCTGGGCGGCGATGAAATTCGATTTAATCGGCCGCGTGATTTCTGTGGTGCCATGGACGGCTCCTGCGCCGGTTGGCGCGGCCTGGGCGCTGGGCTGGGATTTCCGCGCCGCGCTGCTGGTGATTGTGCTTGCGGTGGTGTCAGCCATCATCTACTTCCCGTTCTTTAAAGTTTACGAGAAGCAGTTGCTGGCGCAGGAGGCGGAAGAAGCGCTGAAAGAGGCGCAGGGCGCGGGCGAACAGGCCGCATGA